One part of the Sulfolobus tengchongensis genome encodes these proteins:
- a CDS encoding antibiotic biosynthesis monooxygenase, with protein MINVGFYYKVKKGYEEEFEKKFKDVVEYLKTFPGFKDAKLYKNVDNPSEYLIYSEWEDLDSFRRFTASMAYKETIKYGKSIIEDRPKHKIFQEVNM; from the coding sequence ATGATTAACGTCGGCTTTTATTATAAAGTCAAGAAGGGTTATGAGGAGGAATTTGAAAAGAAGTTTAAAGATGTAGTTGAGTATTTAAAGACATTCCCTGGCTTTAAGGATGCTAAACTATATAAGAATGTGGATAATCCCTCAGAATACTTAATTTATAGCGAATGGGAAGACTTGGACTCCTTTAGAAGGTTCACGGCAAGTATGGCTTATAAAGAGACCATTAAATACGGTAAGTCAATAATTGAAGATAGGCCTAAACATAAAATTTTCCAAGAAGTAAACATGTAG
- the cbsA gene encoding cytochrome b558/566 subunit A, translating to MSIKSSSKVTLGIILGIILLGVLLAIANIPMAQTSPQIPVYKVVGTADLSNPGSAPFWSNMSWINISLTANIPQAPTSGLTHEIYVKAAWNGSWIFVLVRWNASNPAFGAWSAAAAALYPQASGPGLFRQIMLTPGTTYSIEKNYTNYISIVNGKTLQGRLILNYSGILLPAPNNTQITVMPNGTIILWHSLRPMEDLLYSDGMFYGYYTNSTWYYPDRVAMMWYMGSVIPPSKDGMNIGGKYPGQTFDGVTFKDAGGSLAQTGGAANIWMWVSGATWNNSTYDPAFQANLWQNESLTGLPYVDVGNHGFAVPLYSNNTNMYEVDCAGIWYTPVASKGLNGSLFFIWTGAKYSNGTWTVEFARPLAVPSNYSKWMPNITVGQTYYVAFAVWQGKLGETLFDKSITPSFLTLELVTTPPTTTTTTTTSTSVTSVSTVVPAATIDVTIAGVVVALIALIVLYAVYRR from the coding sequence ATGAGTATAAAGTCCTCTTCCAAGGTAACGTTAGGAATAATATTAGGAATAATTCTTTTAGGAGTATTATTAGCAATAGCAAACATTCCTATGGCTCAAACATCACCTCAAATTCCCGTTTACAAAGTAGTTGGTACAGCAGATCTTTCTAATCCGGGATCTGCTCCTTTTTGGTCCAACATGTCATGGATTAATATTTCACTAACAGCAAATATACCTCAAGCCCCAACTTCTGGTTTAACGCACGAAATCTACGTTAAGGCAGCATGGAACGGTTCATGGATATTTGTGCTGGTCAGATGGAATGCGTCAAATCCTGCTTTTGGTGCATGGTCTGCAGCTGCTGCAGCGTTATATCCACAAGCCTCTGGACCAGGATTATTTAGACAAATCATGTTAACTCCGGGAACAACTTATTCGATAGAAAAGAATTACACTAATTATATATCTATTGTTAATGGAAAAACTCTTCAAGGAAGGCTTATATTAAATTACTCTGGCATTTTATTACCTGCACCAAACAATACCCAAATAACTGTAATGCCTAATGGGACCATAATATTATGGCATTCATTAAGACCTATGGAAGATCTTTTGTACTCAGATGGCATGTTTTATGGATACTACACTAATTCAACATGGTACTATCCAGATAGAGTAGCGATGATGTGGTATATGGGAAGTGTGATACCACCAAGTAAAGATGGAATGAATATTGGTGGAAAATATCCTGGTCAAACATTTGACGGGGTAACATTTAAAGATGCAGGCGGATCTTTAGCACAAACAGGAGGAGCTGCGAATATTTGGATGTGGGTATCTGGCGCGACCTGGAACAATTCAACCTATGATCCTGCATTTCAAGCTAATCTATGGCAAAACGAATCATTAACTGGCTTGCCCTATGTTGACGTTGGCAATCATGGATTCGCAGTTCCCCTTTACTCTAACAATACGAATATGTACGAAGTGGATTGTGCAGGAATATGGTATACTCCAGTAGCTTCCAAAGGACTAAATGGTTCATTGTTCTTCATATGGACTGGAGCTAAATACAGTAATGGGACATGGACTGTAGAGTTTGCAAGACCTTTAGCTGTACCCTCAAATTACTCCAAATGGATGCCTAATATTACTGTGGGTCAAACTTACTATGTTGCATTTGCAGTATGGCAAGGTAAGCTTGGAGAAACGCTATTTGATAAATCAATAACCCCCTCATTCTTAACATTAGAGTTAGTTACTACGCCACCAACTACTACCACTACAACTACTACATCTACTTCAGTGACATCAGTATCTACAGTAGTGCCTGCTGCCACTATTGATGTTACAATAGCCGGAGTGGTAGTTGCTCTTATAGCTCTTATAGTATTATACGCGGTGTATAGAAGATGA
- a CDS encoding cytochrome bc complex cytochrome b subunit — protein MSDKVSSWFRERLGLDDLPFFRTPDYMYKVNYWLGALVASAFIYTVISGLILLLYYNPDQGYESTMFIIQSVPYGSVVLYSHLYGAYAMIILAYVHMFRNYFAGAYKKPRELLWIIGVIMLVLTLGTAFLGYSLIGDALATSAVDVGSGIVSSIPGLSGFVPILFGNYDAGQYGRVLALHIIFAALIGVLFVFHFFLAEHYGMMPSRKEKSKAPAIYTKEEWMRFNPWWPRNFVYMISLVFLTWGFILLIPDALAYLPSLPQQLNPFLNPKPAPPPNSPAAAHITTYPPWFFLFLYKIADFTSNVLIFLLISSIIPLLYLILVPFLDRSPELHPLKRKVFTGIGILMLTYLIQNTIWGDLTPGVPIPFNQQVMAFLPPAILIAIGMYALPSPKEDKSMSSSIQITQQDNTVKILANNPSNIPFANASGKVEVKSEAKKTFAEILISILFILSVVLAAQLWVIPSTGFASNLFGIDLGLIFIMLGEAISLYHYVVYKK, from the coding sequence ATGAGCGATAAGGTTTCAAGTTGGTTTAGAGAAAGACTGGGATTAGATGATTTACCATTCTTTAGAACGCCAGACTATATGTACAAGGTAAATTATTGGTTAGGAGCACTAGTAGCATCGGCATTCATATATACCGTTATATCTGGATTGATCCTATTATTATACTATAATCCAGATCAAGGCTATGAATCAACTATGTTTATCATACAAAGCGTACCTTATGGCTCAGTAGTATTGTATAGCCACCTCTATGGTGCTTATGCAATGATTATTTTAGCGTATGTTCACATGTTTAGGAACTATTTCGCTGGAGCTTATAAAAAACCCAGAGAGCTGTTATGGATTATTGGCGTGATAATGCTAGTGTTAACGTTAGGTACAGCTTTCTTAGGATATAGCTTAATAGGAGACGCATTGGCCACGAGTGCTGTAGATGTGGGCTCTGGTATAGTATCATCAATTCCAGGATTATCTGGATTCGTTCCTATTCTCTTCGGTAATTATGATGCTGGACAATATGGTAGAGTCCTAGCACTTCATATAATATTCGCTGCGTTGATAGGAGTGTTATTCGTCTTTCATTTCTTCTTAGCAGAACACTATGGAATGATGCCCTCAAGAAAGGAGAAATCAAAGGCTCCAGCAATTTATACAAAAGAGGAATGGATGAGATTTAATCCATGGTGGCCTAGAAACTTCGTTTATATGATATCTTTGGTGTTTTTAACTTGGGGCTTCATACTCTTAATACCAGATGCTCTAGCCTATCTACCTAGTTTGCCCCAGCAGTTGAATCCATTCCTAAATCCAAAACCTGCTCCTCCACCAAATTCTCCAGCAGCGGCTCATATAACGACTTATCCTCCATGGTTCTTCTTATTTCTATATAAGATAGCTGACTTTACGTCGAACGTACTGATATTTCTATTAATATCTTCAATAATTCCGTTGTTATATCTTATCCTAGTACCATTTCTAGATAGAAGCCCAGAGTTACATCCATTAAAGAGGAAAGTATTTACGGGAATTGGCATATTAATGCTGACATATTTAATTCAAAATACCATATGGGGAGATTTAACTCCAGGTGTTCCAATACCATTCAACCAACAAGTAATGGCGTTTTTACCTCCTGCTATTCTTATAGCGATAGGTATGTATGCATTACCATCACCTAAAGAAGATAAGAGTATGTCATCGAGCATACAGATTACGCAACAGGATAACACTGTAAAGATACTGGCTAATAATCCATCCAACATTCCATTTGCAAATGCTTCTGGTAAGGTTGAGGTAAAAAGTGAAGCTAAAAAAACGTTTGCCGAAATATTAATTTCAATACTTTTCATACTGTCAGTAGTTTTGGCTGCTCAATTATGGGTGATACCATCAACTGGTTTTGCTTCTAACCTATTCGGCATTGATTTAGGATTAATATTTATAATGTTGGGAGAGGCAATATCATTATATCACTATGTGGTGTACAAGAAATGA
- the soxL2 gene encoding Rieske iron-sulfur protein SoxL2, whose product MIKIRLGKEEKGVLNYSDLQFIRKLLAKMRDPKTRFDTVQFIEKGSDYLFNYVNKNVGSVDEKRRRFLKGLIFGIAAAAIAGIIPGVEVVVPPNVTAVSGFPKSLLVDASGNPIKASSLPVNSPYIVLFEYPMTGEPNFLLNLGDSSGKPVEIPPSKVVIPQTGDTYDFPGGVGPNKSIVAYSAICQHLGCTPPYIHFYPPQYVNPSQLSASEPDQLTAQALLAAKQAKVPALIHCDCHGSTYDPYHGAAVLTGPTLRPLPAVILEWDSSTDYLYATGSVGVGVYPTGSNGTPSQNPKSDLDSSFGSPVGNKTTVSEVEDPFSGG is encoded by the coding sequence ATGATAAAAATAAGACTAGGTAAGGAGGAAAAGGGCGTATTAAATTATTCTGATTTGCAGTTTATAAGGAAGCTTTTAGCTAAGATGAGAGATCCAAAGACTAGATTTGATACGGTTCAATTTATAGAAAAAGGTAGCGATTATTTATTTAATTATGTAAATAAGAACGTTGGAAGCGTTGATGAAAAGAGAAGAAGATTTCTTAAAGGGTTAATATTTGGAATAGCCGCAGCTGCAATAGCCGGGATAATCCCTGGAGTTGAGGTAGTAGTGCCTCCCAATGTTACTGCCGTATCTGGATTTCCTAAATCACTTCTAGTAGATGCTTCTGGTAATCCGATAAAGGCTTCAAGTCTTCCAGTTAATAGTCCATACATTGTTTTATTTGAATATCCTATGACAGGAGAACCTAACTTTTTACTAAACCTTGGAGATTCTTCTGGTAAACCAGTAGAAATACCACCTAGCAAGGTAGTTATACCACAAACTGGAGACACATACGATTTTCCTGGTGGAGTTGGACCTAATAAATCAATTGTAGCATATAGTGCGATTTGTCAACACTTAGGTTGTACGCCACCTTACATTCATTTCTATCCACCACAATATGTTAATCCTTCACAATTATCAGCCTCTGAACCAGATCAATTAACTGCACAAGCGCTATTGGCAGCAAAGCAAGCTAAAGTACCGGCATTAATTCATTGTGATTGTCACGGTTCTACGTATGATCCTTATCATGGAGCTGCAGTATTAACTGGACCCACGTTAAGACCATTGCCAGCAGTAATCTTAGAGTGGGATTCTAGTACTGACTACTTATATGCAACTGGTTCTGTAGGTGTTGGCGTATATCCGACGGGTTCTAATGGAACTCCGTCACAAAATCCAAAAAGTGATCTAGATAGTAGTTTTGGCTCTCCAGTTGGAAATAAAACTACAGTAAGTGAAGTGGAAGATCCATTCAGTGGAGGTTAA
- the cbsB gene encoding cytochrome b558/566 subunit B — MKILSFVEKDIKYFLIILGVTGFFQFMFSEAFIFPSALPINIPAEPYLLALGAVSFYIFFVSLIVVSLILSNKIKGLLPIAIVLVASPFLPILHLSYLVYYGIEVFIIIISFATLVETFMKSDIRSFLFLPTLALVCLGLIASFSIDFYHDTLTTNYLDFFAASAISFTVYSILWKNILNKRSLIAYILGIVCTVPFIQFAHQMLTNRYIEILMEMILPSALGITIYNPSHIIYLVYILALTTFSIVSIIIKGNGSAGIGYFLIISNVFFGTYGYLLLFYMMLPTIGYVIMNYNEIKERNLLSLLSSLRTIRTSHKSNA; from the coding sequence ATGAAAATTCTTTCTTTTGTGGAAAAAGATATTAAATATTTTTTAATAATTCTAGGTGTCACTGGCTTTTTTCAGTTTATGTTCTCTGAAGCTTTTATTTTTCCTTCTGCCCTTCCCATAAATATACCAGCTGAACCTTATCTTTTAGCACTTGGAGCAGTATCGTTTTACATCTTTTTCGTATCTTTAATAGTTGTCTCGCTTATACTATCAAACAAAATAAAGGGATTGTTACCCATAGCAATAGTGCTTGTCGCTTCTCCATTTTTACCTATTCTTCATCTCTCCTATCTCGTCTACTATGGTATTGAGGTGTTCATTATAATTATTTCGTTTGCAACTCTTGTAGAGACCTTTATGAAAAGCGATATAAGATCATTTCTCTTTCTTCCCACACTTGCTTTAGTATGTTTAGGATTAATCGCATCATTTAGTATTGACTTTTATCATGATACACTAACAACTAATTACTTGGATTTCTTCGCGGCTTCCGCTATCAGCTTCACAGTCTATTCAATTTTATGGAAGAACATCTTAAACAAAAGAAGCTTAATAGCATATATATTAGGGATAGTATGTACAGTTCCCTTTATTCAATTTGCTCATCAAATGCTGACTAATAGGTATATTGAAATTTTGATGGAGATGATTTTACCATCGGCACTAGGAATAACGATTTACAATCCATCCCATATAATTTACTTAGTCTATATATTGGCTCTTACTACGTTCTCCATAGTTTCGATAATAATAAAGGGAAATGGATCAGCTGGAATAGGATACTTCTTAATCATATCTAATGTATTCTTCGGCACTTATGGATATCTTTTACTATTTTACATGATGTTACCCACGATTGGTTATGTTATTATGAATTATAATGAGATTAAAGAAAGAAATTTGCTATCACTATTAAGCAGTTTAAGGACGATAAGAACAAGTCATAAGTCCAACGCATAA